A genome region from Rhodopseudomonas boonkerdii includes the following:
- a CDS encoding NUDIX domain-containing protein gives MSTDNKDGIADRVMDVAVSPSVTIAKGYLPYERYDIAIIRDHDETLRQQRDVLRAGRVAAVLPVDLGRGEIVLLRQFRLPAHLATGHGEMVEIVAGRIDGDERAVAAAARECREEIGIVPDRLIELYSVLPTPGITDELVTFFLGFIDSSKVPQRGGLADEHEDTRPFIVTIDAAIAALEQAQVFNGLMISALQWLALHRDRLQDYFEQAANPAV, from the coding sequence ATGTCTACCGATAACAAGGATGGTATTGCGGATCGCGTCATGGATGTCGCGGTGTCGCCATCGGTCACGATTGCGAAGGGCTATCTGCCTTACGAGCGCTATGACATTGCGATCATTCGTGACCATGACGAGACTTTGCGTCAGCAACGTGACGTGCTGCGCGCCGGTCGCGTCGCCGCCGTTCTGCCCGTCGATCTCGGTCGTGGCGAAATCGTGCTGCTGCGCCAGTTCCGCCTGCCGGCGCATCTCGCCACCGGGCATGGCGAGATGGTCGAAATCGTCGCGGGGCGTATCGATGGTGACGAGAGGGCCGTCGCGGCAGCCGCGCGGGAATGCCGTGAGGAGATCGGCATCGTGCCGGACCGACTGATCGAACTCTACAGCGTATTGCCGACACCGGGGATCACCGATGAACTCGTGACGTTCTTTCTGGGGTTCATCGATAGCAGCAAAGTGCCACAGCGCGGTGGCCTTGCCGACGAACACGAAGATACGCGCCCGTTTATCGTGACGATCGATGCAGCCATCGCGGCCCTCGAGCAGGCGCAAGTTTTCAACGGTTTGATGATCAGCGCCCTGCAATGGCTGGCGCTGCACCGGGATCGCCTACAGGATTATTTCGAGCAAGCGGCTAATCCAGCCGTTTGA
- a CDS encoding ABC transporter ATP-binding protein, whose product MDAINQPLLDVRDLSVTFHQGGDTSVAVNKVSFDIKRGECVALVGESGSGKSVSALSVLKLLPYPMASHPSGAIRFKGHDLLGMSETDIRAIRGNDISIIFQEPMTSLNPLHTIGAQIGEILQLHNGMRGTAARARVLELLTQVGIPDPETRLGSYPHQLSGGQRQRVMIAMALANEPDLLIADEPTTALDVTVQAQILALLADIRRRLGMSLLFITHDLGIVRRIAERVCVMKNGEIVEQGPVEQVFTSPQHPYTKALLAAEPKPDPAPPQPDAPVVISTDDLKVWFPIKRGLLRKTIGHVKAVDGVSVRIRQGETLGVVGESGSGKTTLGLALLRLISSQGPIVFLGKDIQGLQFKQMRPFRRDMQIVFQDPFGALSPRMSVGDIVAEGLSVHQRALSEDEREARVVKALQDVGLDPATRFRYPHEFSGGQRQRISIARAVVLEPSFVVLDEPTSALDMLFQAQMVDLLRELQRKRDLTYMFISHDLRVVASLASHLIVMRHGRVVEEGPAVELFKNPKSDYTRALFAAAFRIEAVPGGAVAQ is encoded by the coding sequence ATGGATGCCATCAACCAGCCCTTGCTCGACGTGCGTGATCTCTCGGTTACCTTCCATCAGGGTGGCGACACATCGGTTGCTGTTAATAAGGTCTCGTTCGACATCAAGCGCGGTGAATGCGTCGCGCTCGTTGGCGAGTCCGGTTCGGGTAAATCGGTCAGCGCGCTGTCGGTGCTGAAGCTGCTGCCCTATCCGATGGCCTCGCATCCATCGGGTGCGATCCGGTTCAAGGGGCACGATCTGCTCGGGATGTCCGAGACCGACATCCGGGCCATCCGCGGCAATGACATCTCGATCATCTTCCAGGAGCCGATGACCTCGCTTAACCCGCTGCACACCATCGGTGCGCAGATCGGCGAGATTTTGCAGCTGCATAACGGCATGCGTGGCACCGCAGCCCGCGCGCGCGTCCTCGAACTGTTGACACAGGTCGGGATTCCCGATCCGGAGACGCGGCTCGGCAGCTATCCGCATCAGCTCTCGGGCGGCCAGCGCCAGCGCGTGATGATCGCAATGGCACTCGCCAACGAACCGGATCTGTTGATCGCCGATGAGCCCACCACGGCGCTTGACGTCACCGTGCAAGCGCAGATTCTTGCGCTGCTCGCCGACATTCGCCGGCGACTCGGCATGAGCCTGCTGTTCATCACTCACGATCTCGGTATCGTCCGGCGTATCGCCGAGCGGGTTTGCGTGATGAAGAACGGCGAGATCGTCGAGCAGGGGCCTGTGGAGCAGGTCTTCACCTCGCCGCAGCATCCCTACACCAAGGCGCTGCTCGCAGCCGAACCGAAGCCCGACCCTGCGCCGCCGCAGCCGGATGCGCCGGTGGTGATATCCACCGATGACCTCAAGGTCTGGTTTCCCATCAAGCGGGGGCTGCTGCGCAAGACTATTGGACATGTGAAGGCCGTCGATGGTGTCAGCGTCAGAATTCGCCAGGGCGAGACGTTAGGCGTCGTCGGCGAATCGGGCTCGGGAAAGACGACGCTCGGACTCGCATTGCTGCGTCTGATCTCGTCGCAGGGGCCGATCGTGTTTCTTGGCAAGGATATCCAGGGCCTGCAGTTCAAGCAGATGCGCCCTTTCCGCCGTGACATGCAGATCGTGTTCCAGGACCCTTTTGGCGCACTCAGCCCACGCATGTCCGTTGGTGACATCGTTGCCGAGGGACTCAGCGTACATCAGCGCGCGCTCTCCGAGGATGAGCGCGAAGCGCGCGTCGTCAAGGCGCTGCAGGATGTCGGTCTCGATCCGGCCACGCGATTCCGCTACCCGCACGAGTTCTCGGGCGGCCAGCGCCAGCGGATCTCGATCGCACGTGCCGTGGTGCTTGAGCCGAGCTTCGTGGTGCTCGACGAGCCGACCAGTGCGCTCGATATGCTGTTCCAGGCGCAGATGGTCGATCTCTTGCGCGAGCTGCAGCGCAAGCGCGATCTCACTTATATGTTCATCTCCCACGATCTCCGCGTGGTCGCCTCGCTGGCGAGCCATCTGATCGTGATGCGTCATGGCAGGGTGGTGGAAGAGGGCCCCGCTGTCGAGCTGTTCAAGAATCCGAAGTCCGACTATACCCGCGCGTTGTTCGCCGCTGCCTTCCGCATCGAGGCGGTGCCGGGCGGTGCAGTGGCGCAATAG
- a CDS encoding ABC transporter permease codes for MTVTAPMPVETTTQTPLGGAVPPSRRSLGLSPLNRRRWQNFKANRRGYWSLWIFSLLFVISLFAEVIANDRPFLIKFDGKLYFPSIVTYSETTFGGDFETAADYRDPFLQKLIAEKGGSIYWPPIRYSYDTHNLDLPTPAPSKPTWMLTEEQCKPVVEKKGLKGCRDLEYNWLGTDDQGRDVVARLIYGFRISVLFGLTLTILSSIIGVAAGGVQGYFGGWVDLAFQRFIEIWSSIPSLYLLLILSAVLVPGFFVLLGILLLFSWVSLVGLVRAEFLRGRNFEYVTAARALGVSNRSIMVRHLLPNAMVATMTFLPFIVSSSVMTLTALDFLGFGLPPGSPSLGELLSQGKANVQAPWLGFTGFFAVAIMLSLLIFIGEAVRDAFDPRKTFR; via the coding sequence ATGACCGTCACAGCTCCCATGCCTGTCGAAACCACTACGCAGACGCCACTCGGCGGGGCCGTGCCACCGTCGCGTCGTTCGCTGGGCCTGTCGCCGCTCAACAGGCGTCGCTGGCAAAATTTCAAAGCCAACCGGCGTGGTTATTGGTCGCTCTGGATCTTCTCGCTTCTGTTCGTCATTTCGCTATTTGCGGAAGTGATCGCCAATGATCGACCGTTCCTGATCAAATTCGATGGCAAACTGTATTTCCCCTCAATCGTCACCTATTCAGAAACCACCTTTGGTGGCGATTTCGAAACCGCCGCGGATTATCGCGATCCATTCCTGCAGAAGCTGATCGCCGAGAAGGGCGGCAGCATATATTGGCCGCCAATCCGCTATTCCTATGACACCCATAATCTCGACCTGCCGACCCCGGCGCCGTCGAAACCGACCTGGATGCTCACCGAAGAGCAATGCAAGCCAGTGGTCGAGAAGAAGGGGCTCAAGGGCTGCCGCGATCTCGAATACAACTGGCTGGGTACTGACGATCAGGGCCGCGATGTCGTTGCGCGCCTGATCTATGGCTTCCGCATCTCCGTGCTGTTCGGACTCACACTGACGATCCTGTCCTCCATCATCGGCGTCGCCGCCGGTGGCGTGCAGGGCTATTTCGGCGGCTGGGTCGATCTCGCTTTCCAACGCTTCATCGAGATCTGGAGTTCGATTCCATCGCTCTATCTGCTGTTGATCCTGTCGGCGGTGCTGGTGCCTGGATTCTTCGTGCTGCTCGGTATTCTCCTGCTTTTCTCGTGGGTCTCGCTGGTCGGTCTGGTTCGCGCCGAATTCCTGCGCGGGCGTAATTTTGAGTATGTCACTGCGGCACGGGCGCTGGGCGTCTCCAATCGCAGTATCATGGTGAGACACCTGCTGCCCAATGCCATGGTCGCCACCATGACATTCCTGCCCTTCATCGTGTCGTCTTCAGTGATGACGCTGACGGCGCTCGATTTCCTCGGCTTCGGTCTGCCGCCTGGCTCGCCGTCGCTCGGGGAGCTGCTGTCGCAGGGCAAGGCCAATGTACAGGCGCCCTGGCTCGGTTTCACCGGCTTCTTTGCGGTGGCGATCATGCTGTCGCTGCTGATCTTCATCGGCGAAGCGGTGCGCGATGCTTTCGATCCGCGTAAGACGTTCAGGTAG
- a CDS encoding microcin C ABC transporter permease YejB: MTAYIARRVLLMFPTLLGILLVSFVVVQFAPGGPVERVIAQMSGADTGASRASGSSSGGDFGSRAQPGAGADAVNSKYRGAQGLDPAFIKNLEKQFGFDKPAPERFLLMVWNYARFDFGKSYFRDTSVVQLIKEKLPVSMSLGIWMMLISYLISIPLGIRKAVADGSRFDTWTSAVIIIGFAIPGFLFAILLIILFAGGSFWSLFPLRGLTSDGWSQFPWYWKIIDYFWHITLPLVAMGLSAFATTTLLTKNSFLDEIRKQYVMTARAKGCTERQVLYGHVFRNAMLIVIAGFPGAFIGAFFSGALLIETIFSLDGLGLLGFESVLNRDYPVVFGTLFIFSLLGLIVGLISDLAYMWVDPRIDFEVREV, from the coding sequence ATGACCGCATATATCGCACGCCGGGTGTTGCTGATGTTTCCCACGCTGCTGGGCATCCTGCTGGTGTCCTTCGTCGTGGTGCAGTTCGCGCCCGGCGGTCCTGTCGAGCGTGTCATTGCGCAGATGAGCGGCGCGGATACAGGAGCGTCGCGCGCATCCGGTTCTTCATCGGGCGGCGATTTCGGCAGCCGTGCCCAACCCGGGGCGGGTGCGGATGCCGTGAATTCGAAGTATCGCGGCGCGCAGGGGCTCGATCCTGCCTTCATCAAGAATCTTGAAAAGCAGTTCGGATTCGACAAGCCGGCGCCGGAACGTTTTCTGCTGATGGTCTGGAATTACGCGCGCTTCGATTTCGGCAAGAGTTATTTTCGCGATACATCGGTAGTGCAACTGATCAAGGAAAAGCTGCCGGTCTCGATGTCGCTCGGCATCTGGATGATGCTGATCAGTTATCTGATCTCGATACCGCTCGGCATCCGCAAGGCTGTTGCGGACGGATCGAGATTCGACACCTGGACCTCGGCTGTGATCATTATCGGCTTTGCGATTCCAGGCTTTCTGTTCGCGATTCTGTTGATCATCCTGTTCGCCGGCGGTTCGTTCTGGAGCCTCTTTCCGCTGCGCGGGCTGACTTCGGACGGCTGGAGCCAGTTTCCGTGGTACTGGAAGATCATTGACTATTTCTGGCACATTACGCTGCCGCTGGTTGCGATGGGGCTCAGCGCTTTCGCCACCACGACATTGCTGACCAAGAACTCGTTCCTTGATGAAATCCGCAAGCAGTATGTAATGACCGCCCGAGCCAAGGGGTGCACCGAGCGGCAGGTGCTCTATGGTCACGTTTTCCGCAACGCCATGCTGATCGTCATCGCCGGCTTTCCAGGCGCCTTCATCGGTGCATTCTTCTCCGGTGCCTTGCTGATCGAGACGATCTTTTCACTCGACGGTCTCGGCTTGCTCGGCTTCGAGAGCGTGCTCAACCGCGACTATCCCGTGGTGTTCGGCACGCTATTCATCTTCTCACTGCTGGGATTGATCGTCGGCCTGATCTCCGATCTGGCCTATATGTGGGTCGATCCGCGGATCGATTTCGAGGTGCGGGAAGTCTGA
- a CDS encoding extracellular solute-binding protein produces the protein MAQLNRRHVLGLGLGAIAASRFSPALAQGSSEAHGMSAFGDLKYPADFPHFDYANVKAPKGGTFSTIPSVKAFNQSFQTFNSLNAYVLKGDGAQGMGLTFTTLMVRAADEPDAMYGLAVKSVQISADGLVYRFTMRPEARFHDGSKLTAHDAAWSLTTLKAKGHPIITQQMRDVVKAEASDDATLVVTFAERRGRDVPLFVAGLPIFSKAYYAKREFDESTLDTPLGSGPYKVGRFEVGRFIEFNRVKDWWGADLPVCRGHYNFDTVRFDFYRDRDVAFEGFTGRNYLFREEFTSRIWSTRYDFPAIKEGRVKQEIIPDDRPSGAQGWFINTRRAKFQDSRVREALGNAFDFEWTNKTVMYGSYERTVSPFQNSDLMAVGAPSPEELALLEPFRGKVPAEVFDHPYMPPVSDGSGQDRTLLRKAIQLLNEAGCVMKNGKRMTAQGEPFKIEFLLDEPNFQAHHMPYIKNLGTLGIEANLRLVDPVQEQARRNDFDFDMTIERFGFSTVPGDSLRPFFTSQAAATKGSKNLSGIADPVVDALIEQVIAAESRAKLVFAARALDRVIRAGRYWVPQWYSNKHRLAYWDVFGHPAQLPKYLDTVAPDLWWAAADKTATEQAK, from the coding sequence ATGGCGCAGCTCAATCGTCGGCACGTACTCGGTCTCGGCCTCGGCGCCATCGCAGCATCGCGCTTCAGCCCGGCGCTCGCGCAGGGCAGCAGCGAAGCGCATGGCATGTCTGCTTTCGGCGATCTGAAATATCCCGCCGACTTTCCGCATTTCGACTATGCGAATGTGAAGGCGCCGAAGGGCGGGACGTTTTCGACCATCCCATCGGTGAAGGCTTTCAATCAGTCATTCCAGACCTTCAATTCGCTGAACGCCTATGTGCTGAAGGGGGACGGTGCGCAGGGGATGGGGCTCACATTCACGACGCTCATGGTCCGCGCCGCCGATGAGCCCGATGCGATGTATGGTCTCGCGGTGAAGTCCGTGCAGATTTCTGCGGATGGTCTTGTGTATCGTTTCACCATGCGTCCGGAAGCGCGTTTCCATGATGGCAGCAAGCTCACTGCCCACGACGCAGCCTGGTCGCTGACCACGCTCAAGGCCAAAGGCCATCCCATCATCACCCAGCAGATGCGCGACGTTGTGAAGGCGGAAGCGTCCGACGATGCCACGCTGGTGGTGACATTTGCCGAAAGACGTGGCCGTGACGTACCGCTGTTCGTGGCTGGGCTGCCGATCTTCTCAAAGGCTTATTATGCGAAGCGGGAGTTCGACGAATCGACACTGGATACGCCGCTCGGTAGCGGGCCTTACAAGGTCGGGCGCTTTGAGGTCGGTCGCTTCATCGAATTCAACCGTGTGAAGGACTGGTGGGGCGCGGATCTTCCAGTGTGCCGCGGTCACTATAATTTCGATACTGTCCGGTTTGATTTCTATCGTGACCGCGATGTCGCTTTCGAGGGCTTCACGGGGCGCAACTATCTGTTCCGTGAGGAATTCACCTCGCGCATCTGGAGCACGCGTTACGACTTTCCGGCTATCAAGGAAGGGCGCGTCAAGCAGGAGATTATTCCGGATGACCGGCCATCCGGTGCGCAGGGTTGGTTTATTAATACACGCCGGGCGAAGTTTCAGGATTCGCGCGTGCGCGAGGCGCTGGGCAACGCGTTCGATTTCGAGTGGACCAATAAAACCGTCATGTATGGTTCCTACGAACGCACGGTCTCGCCATTTCAGAACTCCGATCTGATGGCGGTGGGCGCTCCTTCGCCGGAAGAGCTGGCCCTGCTCGAACCGTTCCGCGGCAAGGTGCCGGCCGAGGTGTTCGATCACCCCTATATGCCGCCGGTGTCCGACGGTTCAGGGCAAGATCGTACGCTGCTGCGCAAGGCGATCCAGTTGCTCAACGAAGCTGGCTGCGTGATGAAGAACGGCAAGCGCATGACCGCGCAAGGCGAACCGTTCAAGATTGAGTTCTTGCTCGACGAGCCGAACTTCCAGGCGCATCACATGCCGTATATCAAGAATCTCGGCACTCTCGGCATTGAAGCGAATCTACGTCTCGTCGATCCCGTGCAGGAGCAGGCCCGGCGTAACGATTTCGATTTTGACATGACGATCGAGCGTTTCGGCTTTTCGACCGTACCCGGAGATTCGCTCCGTCCGTTCTTCACATCTCAGGCTGCCGCCACCAAGGGGTCGAAGAATCTGTCAGGCATTGCCGACCCCGTGGTCGATGCGCTGATCGAGCAGGTGATTGCTGCGGAGAGCCGCGCCAAGCTCGTTTTCGCTGCACGTGCGCTCGATCGCGTCATTCGTGCCGGTCGCTACTGGGTGCCGCAATGGTATTCGAACAAACATCGGCTGGCCTATTGGGATGTGTTCGGTCATCCCGCGCAATTGCCGAAATATCTCGATACGGTTGCGCCCGATCTCTGGTGGGCCGCAGCCGACAAGACGGCGACCGAGCAGGCGAAATAA
- a CDS encoding extracellular solute-binding protein — MTISRRRLLKTSAFAALTPVLGGVGSLPVTGVARAQPAAGGAEWRHALSLFGEIKYPANFKRFDYVNPDAPKGGTVRQIALGTFDNFNIAVAGVKGNIAGAVGLIYESLTTPSLDEVSTEYGLLAEAVSHPEDYSWVTYRLRAEAKWHDGKPVTPEDVIFSLDSFKKYSPQYSAYYSHVVKAEKVGDRDVKFTFDGPGNRELPQIVGQLTVLPKHWWEGTNASGQKRDIGSTTLELPLGSAAYRIKDFAPGRNVVVERVKDYWGAKLAVNVGKYNFDEIRYEYFRDGTVALEAFKGDQVDWRTENSAKNWATAYDFPAATEKRVILEEFTNRSSGVMQAFAMNIRRDKFKDARVRRALNYAFDFEEMNKQIFFGQYKRIASYFEGTELASSGLPEGRELEILEAVRAEVPPEVFTKPYTNPVGGNAENVRANLREATQLLKAAGYEIRDRRLVNASTGAPFEIELLGDDPSSERIALFFKPSLERLGIGVTVRTIDATQYENRQRSWDFDIVVALWPESLSPGNEQRDFWGSKAADVPGSRNVVGIKDPAVDKLIERVIFTKDRADLVAATKALDRVLLWNHFVVPQFTYNKVRTARWDRFGRPPEPPKYGQSGFPSIWWWDAEKAAKTGGRS, encoded by the coding sequence TTGACAATCTCCCGACGCCGTCTTCTGAAGACCTCCGCTTTCGCCGCCCTGACGCCTGTGCTTGGCGGGGTCGGCAGTCTCCCGGTGACCGGAGTTGCGCGAGCGCAGCCCGCTGCGGGTGGAGCGGAATGGCGGCACGCACTGTCGTTGTTCGGGGAGATCAAGTATCCGGCAAACTTCAAGCGTTTCGACTACGTCAACCCGGACGCGCCGAAGGGCGGCACCGTGCGTCAGATCGCACTCGGCACCTTCGATAATTTCAACATCGCGGTGGCTGGCGTGAAGGGCAACATTGCCGGCGCGGTCGGCCTGATCTACGAGTCCCTGACGACACCCTCGCTCGACGAAGTCTCGACCGAATATGGTCTGCTCGCCGAAGCCGTCAGTCATCCCGAGGATTATTCGTGGGTGACCTATCGCTTGCGCGCCGAGGCGAAATGGCACGACGGCAAACCCGTCACGCCTGAAGACGTGATCTTCTCGCTCGACTCGTTCAAAAAGTACTCGCCGCAATATTCCGCTTACTACAGCCATGTGGTGAAGGCCGAGAAGGTCGGCGATCGCGACGTGAAATTCACGTTCGACGGGCCCGGCAATCGTGAACTGCCGCAGATCGTCGGTCAGCTCACGGTGCTGCCGAAGCATTGGTGGGAGGGCACCAACGCCTCCGGGCAGAAGCGCGATATCGGCAGCACGACGCTCGAATTGCCGCTTGGAAGCGCAGCCTATCGTATCAAGGACTTCGCGCCGGGACGCAATGTCGTCGTCGAGCGCGTGAAGGACTATTGGGGCGCAAAGCTGGCCGTGAATGTCGGCAAGTACAATTTCGATGAGATCCGCTACGAGTATTTCCGTGACGGTACGGTCGCGCTCGAAGCGTTCAAGGGCGATCAGGTTGACTGGCGCACCGAGAACAGCGCGAAGAACTGGGCAACCGCCTATGATTTCCCGGCCGCCACCGAAAAGCGCGTGATCCTCGAAGAATTCACCAATCGTTCCTCGGGTGTCATGCAGGCCTTTGCGATGAATATCCGTCGCGACAAGTTCAAGGATGCGCGCGTTCGCCGCGCGCTGAACTACGCCTTCGATTTTGAGGAGATGAACAAGCAGATCTTCTTCGGCCAGTACAAGCGCATTGCGAGTTATTTCGAAGGCACCGAACTGGCGTCTTCCGGCCTGCCCGAGGGCAGGGAGCTCGAAATCCTGGAGGCGGTGCGCGCCGAGGTGCCCCCCGAGGTTTTCACCAAGCCTTACACCAATCCGGTCGGCGGCAACGCCGAGAATGTGCGAGCAAATCTGCGCGAAGCGACACAGTTGTTGAAGGCTGCCGGCTACGAGATTCGCGATCGTAGGCTCGTCAATGCCAGCACCGGTGCGCCGTTCGAGATCGAGTTGCTCGGAGACGATCCGAGCTCTGAGCGCATCGCGCTGTTTTTCAAGCCATCGCTGGAACGGCTCGGCATCGGCGTCACCGTGCGCACCATCGATGCGACTCAGTATGAAAACAGGCAGCGAAGCTGGGATTTCGATATCGTTGTGGCTTTGTGGCCGGAATCGCTGTCGCCAGGCAACGAGCAGAGGGATTTCTGGGGCTCGAAGGCTGCAGACGTGCCCGGTTCGCGCAACGTTGTCGGCATCAAGGATCCGGCCGTCGATAAGCTGATCGAACGCGTGATCTTTACCAAGGACCGCGCCGATCTCGTGGCTGCGACCAAGGCGCTGGACCGTGTCCTGCTTTGGAATCACTTCGTCGTTCCGCAGTTCACTTACAACAAGGTTCGCACCGCGCGTTGGGATCGCTTTGGGCGGCCACCCGAACCGCCGAAATATGGTCAGTCCGGCTTTCCTTCGATCTGGTGGTGGGATGCGGAAAAGGCGGCGAAGACCGGCGGGCGCTCTTGA
- a CDS encoding c-type cytochrome gives MDSFELNKIMGAILGTCLVLMATNFAAQAVFTPKHLEKPGYDIAVKEEAAGGGAKAAAAPSEPIEKLLQTASVEKGQTAAKKCASCHTFEKGGPNRVGPNLYGVINDHIGQGRNGFNFSAAMKAKGGSWSFEELNKFIANPKGTVPGTAMGFAGIQKDSERADLIAYLATLADTPVPLPTAAK, from the coding sequence ATGGACTCTTTCGAACTTAACAAGATCATGGGAGCCATTCTCGGCACCTGCCTTGTGCTGATGGCGACGAATTTTGCCGCCCAGGCCGTTTTCACGCCGAAGCATTTGGAAAAGCCCGGCTACGATATCGCCGTGAAGGAAGAGGCTGCCGGCGGCGGTGCCAAGGCAGCGGCTGCGCCCTCCGAGCCGATTGAGAAACTGTTGCAGACCGCCTCGGTGGAGAAGGGCCAGACGGCTGCCAAGAAGTGCGCTTCCTGCCACACCTTCGAAAAGGGCGGTCCGAACCGCGTCGGTCCGAACCTCTATGGCGTCATCAACGACCATATCGGCCAGGGCCGTAACGGCTTCAACTTCTCTGCGGCCATGAAGGCCAAGGGCGGCAGCTGGAGCTTTGAGGAGCTGAACAAGTTCATCGCCAATCCGAAGGGCACCGTGCCCGGCACCGCCATGGGCTTTGCCGGTATCCAGAAGGACAGCGAGCGGGCCGACCTGATCGCCTATCTGGCGACGCTGGCCGATACGCCGGTGCCGCTGCCGACGGCGGCGAAATAG
- a CDS encoding 3-deoxy-manno-octulosonate cytidylyltransferase has protein sequence MTDARTLVLIPARMAATRLPGKPLLDIAGLPMIVHVARRASEAAIGRVAVATDTPEIAATVTAHGFEAVMTSPDHPSGSDRIFEALGKLDPAGTVQTIVNVQGDLPTIPPGDIAAAVRVLDDPKVDIATLAAEIRKDGEHTNPNVVKLIGSPIGPSRLHALYFTRATAPYGEGPRYHHIGLYAYRRAALKGFVKLAPSTLERREKLEQLRALEAGMRIDAAIVDSVPLGVDTPEDLETARQLLANH, from the coding sequence ATGACCGATGCCCGCACCCTGGTGCTCATTCCCGCCCGGATGGCCGCGACGCGCCTGCCCGGCAAGCCCCTGCTCGACATCGCGGGCCTCCCCATGATCGTGCACGTCGCGCGCCGCGCCAGCGAGGCTGCCATCGGCCGCGTGGCCGTCGCCACGGATACACCGGAGATCGCTGCGACCGTGACGGCGCACGGCTTCGAAGCTGTCATGACCTCCCCGGACCACCCGTCGGGCTCGGACCGGATCTTCGAGGCGCTGGGGAAGCTCGATCCGGCAGGAACCGTACAGACCATCGTTAATGTGCAGGGCGATCTGCCCACCATTCCACCTGGCGACATTGCTGCGGCCGTGCGCGTGCTGGACGATCCCAAGGTCGATATCGCCACGCTGGCTGCCGAAATCCGGAAGGACGGGGAACACACCAATCCCAATGTGGTGAAGCTGATCGGCTCGCCCATCGGTCCGAGCCGGCTGCATGCGCTGTATTTCACCCGCGCCACCGCGCCTTATGGCGAGGGCCCGCGCTATCATCACATCGGGCTCTATGCCTATCGCCGCGCGGCGCTGAAAGGCTTCGTCAAGCTCGCGCCCTCGACCCTGGAGCGGCGCGAAAAGCTCGAACAATTGCGTGCCCTTGAGGCCGGCATGCGGATCGATGCGGCCATCGTGGACTCCGTCCCGCTCGGCGTCGATACCCCCGAAGACCTCGAAACCGCTCGCCAGCTGCTGGCAAACCACTGA
- a CDS encoding prephenate dehydratase, with the protein MTISQKQITKVAFQGEPGANSHIALVEAFPQAEPLPCPTFEDALAAIASGEADLGMIPIENSIAGRVADIHHLLPASGLHIVGEWFIPIHHQLMAPRGAKIEDIKTIESHVHALGQCRRLIRKLGVKSVVAADTAGSARIVAERGDKSCASLAPRLAAEIYGLDILAEDVEDESHNTTRFVILSKDSQWAAQDSGPSLITSFVFRVRNLPAALYKALGGFATNGVNMTKLESYMVDGEFFATQFYADVDGHPDDRNLAYALEELKFFSREFRIVGVYPAHPFRATFGEPTS; encoded by the coding sequence ATGACCATTTCCCAGAAACAGATCACGAAAGTCGCCTTCCAGGGCGAACCCGGCGCGAATTCCCACATCGCCCTCGTGGAGGCCTTTCCGCAGGCCGAACCGTTACCGTGTCCGACCTTCGAGGATGCGCTGGCCGCCATCGCCTCTGGCGAAGCCGATCTTGGCATGATCCCGATCGAGAATTCGATCGCCGGCCGTGTCGCCGACATCCATCATCTGCTGCCGGCATCCGGCCTGCATATCGTGGGCGAATGGTTTATCCCGATCCATCACCAGCTGATGGCGCCGCGCGGCGCCAAGATCGAGGACATAAAGACCATCGAAAGCCACGTCCATGCGCTCGGCCAGTGCCGACGACTGATCCGCAAGCTGGGCGTGAAATCCGTCGTCGCCGCCGATACGGCGGGCTCGGCCCGTATCGTCGCTGAACGCGGCGACAAGAGCTGCGCTTCGCTGGCCCCCCGTCTTGCCGCGGAAATCTACGGCCTCGATATCCTGGCCGAGGACGTCGAGGACGAGAGCCACAACACCACGCGCTTCGTGATCCTGTCGAAGGACTCGCAGTGGGCGGCGCAAGACTCGGGTCCGTCGCTGATCACTTCATTTGTGTTCCGGGTGCGCAACCTGCCCGCCGCGCTCTACAAGGCCCTCGGCGGATTCGCGACCAACGGTGTCAACATGACCAAGCTGGAAAGCTACATGGTCGATGGCGAGTTCTTCGCCACGCAGTTCTATGCGGATGTCGATGGTCATCCCGACGACCGCAACCTCGCTTACGCGCTCGAAGAGCTGAAGTTTTTCTCACGCGAATTCCGGATTGTGGGCGTCTATCCCGCGCATCCGTTCCGCGCGACCTTTGGCGAGCCAACGAGTTGA